The genomic stretch CAGATCCCCGACGCCTTGAAGCAGCGGTCCCGGAAACGGCATCCGCTGGGAAGGTCCAGCGGGCTGGGCACGACCCCGGGAATAGCGTCGAGACGGCGCTTGCTGGCGCTGCTGGGCAGCGAGTTCAGCAGCCCGATGGTGTACGGATGCAGCGGCTTGCCGAAGATCACTTCGGGCTTGGAGCGCTCGACCATGCGGCCGGCGTACATGATGGCCACGTCGTCCGCCTGCTCCGCCACCACGCCCAGGTCGTGGGTGATCAGCAGCAGCGCCATGCCGAGCTCGTCCTGCAGCTCGCCCATCAGCTCCAGGATCTGCGCCTGAATGGTGACGTCCAGCGCGGTGGTGGGCTCGTCGGCGATGAGCAGGCTGGGGTTGCACGACAGCGCCATGGCGATCATCACGCGCTGGCGCATGCCGCCGCTCATCTGGTGCGGGTAGTCGTTGACGCGCACGCTCGGGTCGGCGATCTTCACCAGCCGGAGCATCTCCACGGCCTTGTCGCGCGCCTCCCGCTTGCTCACCTTCTGGTGCAGGCGGATGGCCTCCATGATCTGGTCGCCGACGGTGAACACCGGGTTCAGCGAGGTCATGGGCTCCTGGAACACCATGGAGATCTCGTTGCCGCGGATCTGCCGCATCTCCTCGTCCGACAGCTTGAGGAGATCGTGCCCGCGGTAGAGTACCTCGCCCTCCGCCACCCGCCCCGGCGGCGACGGGATCAGCCGCATGATGGAGAGCGCCGTGACGCTCTTGCCGCAACCCGACTCGCCCACCAGCCCCAGCGTCTTGCCCGCCTCGATGGTGAGATTCAACCCGTCCACCGCGGGAAACTCGCCGTCAGCGGTGACGAACGAAGTGTGGAGATT from Deltaproteobacteria bacterium encodes the following:
- a CDS encoding ABC transporter ATP-binding protein; protein product: MATLLEIKNLHTSFVTADGEFPAVDGLNLTIEAGKTLGLVGESGCGKSVTALSIMRLIPSPPGRVAEGEVLYRGHDLLKLSDEEMRQIRGNEISMVFQEPMTSLNPVFTVGDQIMEAIRLHQKVSKREARDKAVEMLRLVKIADPSVRVNDYPHQMSGGMRQRVMIAMALSCNPSLLIADEPTTALDVTIQAQILELMGELQDELGMALLLITHDLGVVAEQADDVAIMYAGRMVERSKPEVIFGKPLHPYTIGLLNSLPSSASKRRLDAIPGVVPSPLDLPSGCRFRDRCFKASGICAEHEPVLEEKGRNQWVACYRTN